One Aliiroseovarius sediminilitoris DNA window includes the following coding sequences:
- a CDS encoding ABC transporter substrate-binding protein — translation MKRTAFAAVSAFAFMASNLAQAEPQAEVLHWWTSGGEAKAVAVLQEEFASKGGTWTDMPVAGGGGDAAMTALRARVLSGNAPTAVQLKGPAIQEWYEEGVLADISSVADANGWADVLPESIANHMKCEGTWCAAPVNVHRIDWIWANADVLDANGIAMPTTWDEFNAAADKLLVAGVIPLAHGGQAWQDATVFEAVALGILGPDGFKKAFVDLDTDTLTSDGMIAVFDQMRKMRGYVDENFSGRDWNLATAMVMNGEAAFQIMGDWAKGEFLAAGKVPGEDFLCQSTPGDGFLYNVDSFAMFKVDGDDKKAGQDLLAELIVGKNFQKVFNLNKGSIPARVDVALDEFDSCALTSSADMNASAANGSLLPSYAHGMALRGAQAGAITDVVTAHFNSDMSSADAVQMLADAVANSM, via the coding sequence ATGAAAAGAACCGCTTTCGCGGCCGTATCCGCATTTGCCTTCATGGCAAGTAATTTGGCTCAAGCCGAACCACAAGCCGAAGTGCTGCACTGGTGGACTTCGGGTGGCGAAGCCAAGGCCGTTGCTGTCCTGCAGGAAGAATTCGCTTCCAAAGGCGGCACCTGGACGGACATGCCGGTGGCTGGCGGTGGTGGAGATGCTGCCATGACAGCCCTGCGTGCCCGCGTATTGTCAGGCAATGCACCCACCGCCGTTCAGTTGAAAGGCCCTGCCATCCAGGAATGGTATGAAGAAGGCGTGCTGGCCGATATTTCGTCGGTGGCTGATGCGAATGGCTGGGCAGATGTGCTGCCTGAATCAATCGCGAACCACATGAAGTGCGAAGGCACATGGTGTGCAGCCCCGGTCAACGTGCACCGGATCGACTGGATTTGGGCCAATGCGGATGTGTTGGATGCCAACGGCATCGCCATGCCGACCACGTGGGACGAATTCAACGCCGCCGCCGACAAGCTGTTGGTCGCCGGTGTCATCCCCCTGGCCCATGGCGGGCAGGCTTGGCAGGACGCAACGGTCTTTGAAGCCGTGGCGCTTGGCATTCTTGGCCCGGACGGGTTCAAGAAAGCTTTTGTCGATCTGGACACCGACACCCTGACGTCGGATGGCATGATTGCCGTGTTTGACCAGATGCGCAAAATGCGCGGCTATGTGGACGAGAACTTCTCGGGTCGTGACTGGAACCTTGCCACTGCGATGGTCATGAATGGCGAAGCTGCCTTCCAGATCATGGGCGACTGGGCCAAGGGCGAATTCCTTGCCGCTGGCAAAGTGCCGGGCGAGGACTTCCTGTGTCAATCCACGCCAGGGGATGGTTTCCTTTACAACGTGGACAGCTTTGCCATGTTCAAGGTGGATGGCGACGACAAGAAGGCCGGGCAAGACCTGCTGGCTGAGCTGATCGTCGGGAAGAACTTCCAGAAGGTGTTCAACCTGAACAAAGGGTCGATCCCCGCCCGTGTTGACGTCGCGCTTGATGAATTCGACAGTTGTGCGCTGACCTCGTCTGCGGACATGAACGCCAGCGCCGCCAATGGCTCGCTTCTGCCCAGCTATGCTCACGGAATGGCGCTGCGCGGTGCGCAGGCCGGTGCGATCACCGACGTTGTGACCGCGCATTTCAACTCGGACATGTCGTCTGCTGACGCTGTTCAGATGCTGGCCGACGCTGTCGCCAACAGCATGTAA
- a CDS encoding sensor histidine kinase, translating to MSRGLSLRRVGGVWVALAFLAGIASATLWLGSVRAWDRHLSQAYAAGFTVYEALRLGVPPGDQISIAPLSREDTATATMGDFTRLPDTPKPGYVTNMSILTRPASPTDRAVLTLGIVSDELVYPISDIVASSDPIPAGRFGQLTRLLATYCSEPVIFARFADKPWQRIDGTDIWGCNTAPADLRVPAAIAAIIALAALLTHVGNTTSSFENFAQALRVRRRVGGPESYDIEGPTELRSIVAAVNSYLEAERAQLAQRAMVLSGVSHDLGTPATRLRLRAALIPDAALRGKLEADIDQMTGMIESVLTYTRSEINAEEPRQLSLTSLIEALVADYQDTGSPVSIRHQDPVVIEGGASVFMSRRGHSQMPDERRVLVTARPISLQRAIANLIDNALKYGRRAMVELQTDAETATIIVEDEGSDYSVADIERMMAPFERGENAVNVGGFGLGLTIVATVANQHGGTLRFETGAKGLRALFSIQRT from the coding sequence ATGTCGCGCGGTCTTTCCTTGCGGCGTGTCGGCGGGGTGTGGGTTGCGTTGGCGTTTTTGGCCGGTATTGCTTCTGCCACTCTTTGGCTGGGATCGGTGCGCGCCTGGGATCGGCACCTGTCGCAAGCCTATGCGGCAGGGTTCACAGTTTATGAAGCGTTGCGGCTTGGCGTGCCACCGGGTGATCAGATCTCTATCGCGCCGTTGTCACGTGAGGACACTGCGACAGCCACGATGGGCGATTTCACACGGCTGCCCGACACGCCAAAGCCCGGCTACGTGACCAATATGTCGATCCTGACCAGACCCGCGTCACCGACGGATCGGGCGGTTCTGACCCTTGGGATTGTGTCCGATGAACTGGTCTATCCGATTTCGGATATCGTGGCGAGCAGCGACCCCATTCCGGCCGGACGTTTTGGTCAACTGACGCGCCTTCTGGCCACCTATTGCAGCGAGCCGGTTATCTTTGCCCGCTTCGCCGACAAACCTTGGCAGCGTATTGATGGCACTGACATCTGGGGCTGCAACACGGCGCCGGCCGATCTGCGCGTGCCCGCCGCGATTGCTGCAATCATCGCCTTGGCAGCACTTCTGACCCATGTTGGCAACACCACGTCCAGCTTCGAAAACTTTGCGCAAGCCCTTCGTGTTCGCCGTCGTGTCGGTGGCCCCGAAAGCTATGACATCGAGGGGCCGACCGAACTGCGCAGTATAGTGGCCGCTGTGAACTCCTATCTGGAGGCCGAGCGCGCGCAGCTTGCCCAGCGCGCCATGGTCTTGTCAGGTGTCAGCCACGATCTGGGCACGCCTGCCACGCGGTTGCGGCTGCGCGCGGCGCTCATCCCTGACGCTGCCCTGCGCGGCAAGCTGGAAGCGGATATCGACCAGATGACGGGGATGATCGAAAGCGTCCTGACTTATACAAGGTCAGAAATCAACGCCGAGGAACCACGCCAGCTGTCTCTCACATCGCTAATCGAGGCGTTGGTGGCGGATTATCAAGACACGGGCAGCCCCGTCTCGATACGCCATCAGGATCCGGTTGTCATCGAAGGTGGCGCATCGGTATTTATGTCGCGTCGTGGTCACAGCCAGATGCCCGACGAACGTCGTGTGTTGGTGACGGCGCGCCCAATCTCGCTTCAGCGGGCGATTGCAAACCTTATCGACAATGCGTTGAAATACGGACGGCGTGCCATGGTCGAGCTGCAAACAGATGCCGAGACGGCAACCATCATCGTTGAAGACGAAGGATCAGATTACTCGGTCGCGGATATTGAACGCATGATGGCTCCGTTCGAGCGCGGCGAAAACGCGGTTAACGTCGGAGGTTTCGGATTGGGGCTGACGATTGTCGCAACGGTCGCCAACCAACACGGTGGCACGCTGAGGTTCGAAACCGGGGCAAAAGGGCTGCGGGCGCTTTTTTCCATCCAACGAACCTGA
- a CDS encoding carbohydrate ABC transporter permease, with product MTDLAYPSAKKSGALGKIVLRWLLYTLLGLFALYYLMPLFVMVTTSLKSLEEIRTGSLVALPREVTFDAWKTAWSGACTGIQCEGLRPYFWNSVMLAVPAVAISTFIGAINGYVVAQWRFPGANIIFALMLFGCFIPFQVVLLPMARLLGLMGIAGTIPGLIFVHVIYGIGFTTLFFRNYYVSIPSELTKAAKVDGAGFFRIFWSIFLPLSLPIIVVTVIWQFTQIWNDFLFGVSFSQAGTQPVTVALNNIVNSTTGVKEYNVDMAAAIIAAAPTLLVYIVAGKYFIRGLTAGSVKG from the coding sequence ATGACTGATCTTGCCTATCCTTCCGCAAAGAAAAGCGGCGCGCTCGGAAAGATCGTTTTGCGCTGGTTGCTCTACACTCTGCTGGGTCTTTTCGCGCTTTACTATCTGATGCCGCTTTTCGTGATGGTCACAACCTCGCTGAAAAGCCTCGAAGAAATCCGCACCGGAAGCCTTGTGGCTCTGCCGCGTGAAGTCACGTTCGACGCGTGGAAAACCGCGTGGTCCGGTGCCTGCACCGGCATCCAGTGCGAGGGGCTGCGCCCGTATTTCTGGAACTCGGTGATGCTGGCTGTGCCAGCCGTCGCGATCTCGACCTTCATCGGCGCGATCAATGGCTATGTGGTGGCACAGTGGCGGTTTCCCGGCGCGAACATCATCTTCGCGCTGATGTTGTTTGGCTGCTTCATCCCGTTTCAGGTGGTCTTGCTGCCGATGGCGCGTCTGTTGGGGCTGATGGGGATCGCGGGCACCATTCCGGGGCTGATATTTGTCCACGTGATCTATGGAATCGGCTTCACGACGCTGTTTTTCCGCAACTACTATGTCTCGATCCCGTCGGAACTGACAAAGGCGGCCAAGGTGGACGGAGCAGGGTTCTTCCGCATCTTCTGGTCGATCTTCCTGCCACTTAGCCTGCCGATCATCGTTGTAACCGTCATCTGGCAGTTCACACAGATCTGGAACGACTTCCTGTTCGGGGTGTCCTTCAGTCAGGCCGGCACGCAACCCGTGACCGTGGCCCTGAACAACATCGTGAATTCGACCACCGGCGTTAAGGAATACAATGTCGACATGGCCGCCGCGATCATCGCCGCTGCGCCGACGCTGCTTGTCTATATCGTCGCTGGCAAATACTTCATCCGCGGACTGACCGCGGGCTCTGTAAAGGGATAA
- a CDS encoding universal stress protein: MIKTILCAVDINRPDEEKEVLTTASKLAEVEGAQLDVITVVPDFGMSVVGAYFQDHQVEPAKERAIELLKELTKATLGAEQDARVRHVVAVGTVYEEVLRAAELGAADLIVIGAHRPDLKDYLLGPNAARVVRHSDCSVYVVRH; the protein is encoded by the coding sequence ATGATCAAGACAATTCTTTGTGCCGTGGACATCAACCGACCTGATGAAGAAAAAGAGGTGCTGACCACTGCATCCAAACTGGCCGAGGTGGAAGGGGCGCAACTGGACGTCATCACCGTGGTGCCCGATTTTGGTATGTCGGTCGTGGGGGCTTACTTTCAGGACCATCAGGTTGAGCCTGCAAAAGAAAGGGCCATTGAGCTTCTGAAAGAGCTGACCAAAGCGACGCTGGGTGCGGAACAGGATGCCAGAGTGCGCCATGTCGTGGCGGTTGGAACGGTATATGAAGAAGTTCTGCGCGCCGCCGAATTGGGCGCTGCCGACCTGATCGTGATCGGTGCCCACCGTCCCGATCTGAAGGACTACCTTCTTGGCCCGAACGCGGCCCGCGTGGTGCGCCACTCGGATTGCTCCGTCTATGTGGTGCGCCACTGA
- a CDS encoding aldose epimerase family protein, which produces MIETLNTIDRHGAPVHAVTLQSDGLRTRILTLGASLQDLRLDGVQHPLILGYDDPADYLANPAYLGAVVGRVANRLSAGAITIDGRRFVLDRNEGDTTCLHGGRDGFSHQNWQIMDHSQGHVTLSHTSPHLHMGFPGQLTATAAYRLSGTSLALTLTATTDAPTVCSLAPHIYFNLDGSPDIGQHRLSVATKHVLPVKKGLPIAGPVHAQTLGLDLTRAATIPEGLDHHFCLGDAAQPLRRVAELSTDTLSMSVDTTEPGVQVYDGSGLSVTQGGLEGRSYGRRAGIALEPHRWIDAPNQPWHRQTGLRPGKTYRAQSVFGFTMR; this is translated from the coding sequence GTGATCGAGACCCTGAACACGATAGATCGGCACGGCGCGCCTGTTCACGCCGTCACCTTGCAATCGGACGGGTTGCGCACGCGGATACTGACCCTTGGTGCCAGCCTGCAAGACCTGCGGTTGGATGGTGTCCAGCATCCGCTGATCTTGGGCTATGACGACCCTGCCGATTACCTCGCCAACCCGGCCTATCTGGGCGCGGTGGTGGGGCGGGTGGCCAACCGCTTGTCAGCGGGCGCGATCACAATTGACGGGCGTCGCTTCGTGCTGGACCGCAACGAGGGCGACACGACCTGCCTGCACGGAGGGCGCGACGGGTTCAGTCACCAGAACTGGCAGATTATGGATCATTCGCAAGGCCACGTCACACTCAGCCATACCTCGCCCCATTTGCATATGGGGTTTCCGGGGCAGTTGACCGCCACTGCGGCCTATCGGCTGAGCGGCACAAGTCTGGCGCTGACCCTGACCGCAACCACGGATGCCCCGACCGTGTGCAGCCTGGCGCCGCATATCTATTTCAACCTCGACGGATCGCCTGACATCGGCCAGCACCGCCTGTCGGTCGCCACCAAACATGTGCTACCAGTAAAGAAGGGGTTGCCGATTGCAGGCCCCGTTCACGCGCAAACACTGGGGCTGGACCTCACCCGCGCTGCGACGATCCCCGAAGGTCTCGATCACCACTTCTGTCTCGGCGACGCCGCGCAACCGTTGCGCAGGGTGGCCGAGCTGTCCACCGACACCCTGTCGATGTCCGTCGACACCACCGAGCCAGGGGTGCAGGTCTATGACGGATCGGGCTTGAGCGTGACACAAGGTGGGCTGGAGGGGCGCAGCTATGGCAGGCGGGCTGGCATCGCGCTTGAACCGCATCGTTGGATCGACGCGCCGAACCAGCCGTGGCACAGACAAACCGGTTTACGCCCGGGCAAAACCTATCGGGCGCAATCGGTTTTCGGCTTCACGATGCGTTGA
- a CDS encoding response regulator transcription factor — translation MTIPRLLVVDDDADMRSMMTQFLRQQGFIALPAASEKEIRGHLEAGRIDLILLDVMLGDENGVEICGRLRSEQDVPIILVSALSADHQRMAGYEVGADDYIAKPFNPQLLLARVRAVLLRAHRTPSLAYRRRVSVFHFGGWIYDGKRDEVLSPEGFQVALSQRETALLQVLLANPHIPLTREEIAAALDVTGDGNQPEATGRAIDVLVGRLRSKIEKNPKDPLMLRTERGTGYVFTVDVSVKGN, via the coding sequence GTGACCATTCCACGTCTTCTTGTTGTCGACGACGATGCAGACATGCGATCCATGATGACTCAGTTCCTGCGGCAGCAAGGTTTCATCGCCCTGCCAGCCGCATCCGAAAAGGAAATCCGGGGTCATCTTGAAGCCGGACGGATTGATCTGATCCTTCTGGACGTCATGCTGGGTGATGAAAACGGGGTCGAGATTTGTGGCCGCTTGCGCAGCGAACAGGATGTTCCGATCATTCTGGTCTCGGCCCTGTCCGCCGATCATCAGCGCATGGCCGGCTACGAGGTTGGGGCGGATGATTACATCGCCAAACCGTTCAATCCGCAACTTCTGTTGGCGCGGGTGCGCGCCGTGCTGCTTCGCGCCCATCGCACGCCGTCGCTGGCCTATCGCCGTCGCGTGTCGGTCTTTCATTTCGGGGGGTGGATCTACGATGGCAAGCGCGACGAAGTGCTGTCGCCGGAAGGGTTTCAGGTCGCCTTGTCCCAACGCGAAACCGCGCTGTTGCAGGTGCTGCTCGCAAATCCCCACATACCCTTGACGCGCGAGGAAATCGCCGCGGCCCTGGACGTAACCGGCGACGGCAACCAACCCGAAGCCACCGGGCGCGCCATTGACGTTCTGGTCGGGCGGCTTCGGTCGAAGATCGAAAAAAACCCAAAGGACCCACTGATGCTGCGCACCGAACGAGGCACGGGCTATGTGTTCACGGTCGATGTGTCTGTGAAGGGCAATTGA
- a CDS encoding ABC transporter ATP-binding protein encodes MAPILEIKNLYKNYGPVEILKDINIAIEPGDFLVLVGPSGCGKSTLLNCIAGLEPITGGDLMIGGKNMTDVSPKDRDIAMVFQSYALYPTMSVAKNITFGMKVRGVDQATQTRKLNEVASQLQIEQLLNRRPGQLSGGQRQRVAMGRALVRDPKLFLFDEPLSNLDAKLRVEMRSEIKKLHQTLGATMVYVTHDQIEAMTLATKIVVLKGGVIQQIGSPAEIYNKPANLFVADFMGSPAMNLIPAKARAGGAGAQIEIARGIGEPLVLVDKHAPALPEDVILGLRPEDIAEAGFRAGADVQDATCLVDMVEPAGADTYVVSELGGKQVTARLHAETVATPGEMLNLSIDMSKVSYFAPDSGQRLN; translated from the coding sequence ATGGCACCCATTCTTGAAATCAAGAACCTCTATAAGAACTATGGTCCGGTTGAGATCCTGAAGGACATCAACATCGCGATCGAACCCGGCGACTTCCTTGTGCTGGTCGGCCCCTCGGGCTGCGGAAAATCCACGCTTTTGAACTGCATCGCGGGGCTTGAGCCGATCACCGGCGGCGATCTGATGATAGGCGGTAAAAACATGACTGATGTCAGTCCCAAGGACCGCGACATCGCGATGGTGTTCCAGTCCTATGCGCTTTACCCGACCATGAGCGTCGCCAAGAACATCACCTTTGGGATGAAGGTGCGCGGTGTCGATCAGGCAACCCAGACGCGCAAGCTGAACGAAGTGGCCAGTCAGTTGCAAATCGAACAGCTTCTGAACCGCCGTCCCGGTCAGCTGTCCGGTGGTCAGCGGCAGCGTGTCGCGATGGGCCGGGCGCTGGTGCGTGATCCCAAGCTGTTCCTGTTTGATGAACCCCTGTCGAACCTCGACGCCAAGTTGCGGGTCGAAATGCGGTCCGAGATCAAAAAACTTCACCAGACCCTTGGCGCGACGATGGTTTACGTGACCCATGACCAGATCGAGGCGATGACGCTGGCCACCAAGATCGTGGTCCTGAAAGGCGGGGTGATCCAGCAAATCGGATCGCCCGCCGAGATCTACAACAAGCCTGCGAACCTGTTTGTGGCCGATTTCATGGGCTCGCCTGCGATGAACCTGATCCCGGCCAAGGCGCGGGCAGGCGGCGCGGGTGCGCAGATCGAGATTGCGCGCGGCATCGGCGAACCCCTCGTGCTTGTGGACAAGCACGCGCCTGCTTTGCCTGAAGATGTGATCCTGGGCCTGCGCCCCGAAGACATCGCCGAGGCAGGGTTTCGTGCCGGTGCGGATGTGCAGGACGCCACGTGCCTCGTGGACATGGTCGAACCCGCCGGGGCGGACACTTACGTCGTGTCGGAACTGGGCGGCAAACAGGTTACGGCACGTCTGCACGCCGAAACCGTCGCGACACCGGGCGAGATGCTGAACCTGTCCATCGACATGAGCAAAGTGTCCTATTTCGCACCGGACAGCGGGCAGCGACTGAACTGA
- a CDS encoding carbohydrate ABC transporter permease has protein sequence MTKWLETHLPKMVLAPSFIAVLVFVYGFIAWTAWVSLTRSRLLPKYEIDGFIQYERLFASPRWDTAMNNLFIFGALFIIIAMVLGLLLAILLDQKIRTEGMIRTIYLYPMALSMIVTGTAWKWILNPGLGIQATVRSWGFETFSFDWLVNPDYAIYTIVLAAVWQSSGFVMALFLAGLRSVDEEIIKAAQVDGIPTWRIYSAIIIPSMGPIFMSAFIVLAHLAIKSFDLVIALTGGGPGYATDLPATYMYAMAFSRGDIGQAASSAMIMMLVVFTIVVPYLYSELRAKND, from the coding sequence ATGACAAAATGGCTGGAAACGCACCTGCCCAAGATGGTGCTGGCACCTTCCTTCATCGCCGTTCTCGTTTTTGTATATGGATTTATTGCCTGGACGGCGTGGGTCTCGTTGACCCGTTCGCGTCTGCTGCCCAAATACGAAATCGACGGCTTCATACAATACGAACGCCTGTTTGCCTCGCCGCGCTGGGATACGGCGATGAACAACCTGTTCATTTTCGGTGCCCTGTTCATCATCATCGCCATGGTTCTCGGGCTGCTTCTTGCCATTCTTCTGGATCAGAAAATCCGCACCGAGGGCATGATCCGCACCATCTACCTTTACCCCATGGCGCTTTCGATGATCGTGACCGGCACCGCATGGAAATGGATTCTAAACCCCGGTTTGGGTATTCAGGCGACCGTGCGAAGTTGGGGGTTTGAGACCTTCTCGTTCGACTGGTTGGTCAATCCCGACTACGCGATTTACACAATTGTGCTGGCTGCCGTCTGGCAAAGCTCTGGCTTCGTTATGGCCTTGTTTCTGGCAGGTCTCCGGTCCGTGGATGAAGAGATTATCAAGGCTGCGCAGGTGGATGGCATCCCCACATGGCGCATCTATTCGGCGATCATCATCCCGTCGATGGGGCCGATCTTCATGTCCGCTTTCATCGTGCTTGCCCACCTTGCGATCAAGAGCTTCGACCTTGTGATCGCCTTGACGGGTGGCGGTCCGGGCTATGCGACGGATCTGCCCGCAACCTACATGTATGCGATGGCGTTTTCGCGCGGTGACATCGGTCAGGCGGCAAGTTCGGCCATGATCATGATGTTGGTCGTGTTCACCATTGTCGTGCCTTACCTCTATTCGGAACTGCGAGCCAAAAATGACTGA